In Fusarium oxysporum Fo47 chromosome XI, complete sequence, the following are encoded in one genomic region:
- a CDS encoding carbon-nitrogen hydrolase has product MSQLKIASVQFENWSGSKDKNLAIIHRVASDAANRGCNVVAFHECSVTGYTFASRLSKEELLDLAEEVPTGPSTRSLVKIARELAITILAGLFEKDENGHIYNTYICVDSNRGFVAKFRKLHPFISPHLSPGNEYVVFDLLGWKCGILICYDNNVVENVRATALLGAEIIFMPHVTMCTPSTRPGAGFVDPSLWTNRDQDPTSLRAEFSGLKGRQWLMKWLPARAYDNAVYVVFSNPIGMDDDQLKNGCSMILDPFGDILSECSVLGEDMAVATCSKDKLQLAGGFRYRQARRPELYRDILGSDHNSSLNVSWLGK; this is encoded by the coding sequence ATGTCCCAACTTAAGATCGCTTCGGTTCAGTTCGAGAACTGGTCCGGAAGCAAGGATAAAAACCTAGCCATCATCCACCGAGTGGCAAGCGATGCGGCAAATCGCGGATGCAATGTCGTTGCATTTCATGAATGCTCGGTTACCGGCTATACCTTCGCTAGCCGCCTCTCCAAAGAagagctccttgatcttgcggAGGAGGTCCCAACCGGCCCAAGCACTCGTTCTTTAGTTAAGATAGCCCGTGAGCTAGCCATTACTATTCTGGCTGGGCTGtttgagaaagatgagaaTGGCCATATTTACAATACCTACATCTGCGTCGACAGCAACCGAGGTTTCGTTGCCAAGTTTCGCAAACTGCACCCTTTCATCAGTCCGCATCTAAGTCCAGGCAACGAATACGTGGTATTCGACCTTCTCGGTTGGAAGTGCGGTATTCTGATATGCTACGATAACAACGTTGTCGAAAACGTTCGGGCAACAGCTCTTCTCGGTGCAGAGATCATATTCATGCCGCATGTAACAATGTGCACTCCGTCAACTCGCCCAGGCGCTGGCTTCGTTGATCCATCGCTTTGGACTAATCGAGATCAAGATCCAACTTCTCTGCGGGCCGAGTTCAGCGGTCTGAAAGGCAGGCAATGGCTGATGAAATGGCTACCAGCAAGAGCCTACGACAATGCAGTCTACGTCGTCTTCTCAAATCCTATTGGTATGGATGATGATCAGTTGAAGAATGGTTGTTCCATGATCCTTGACCCCTTTGGAGATATCCTAAGCGAGTGCTCTGTGCTTGGAGAGGATATGGCTGTTGCGACTTGCAGCAAAGACAAGCTTCAATTGGCAGGAGGATTCCGATACAGACAAGCCAGAAGGCCTGAGTTGTATCGAGACATCCTAGGTTCAGATCATAATTCCTCTCTGAATGTTTCCTGGTTGGGCAAGTAG